A single Carnobacterium inhibens subsp. inhibens DSM 13024 DNA region contains:
- a CDS encoding OsmC family protein: MKNQKSLFHAEMVNETGVNGEAFVKNGGLNVKLSSPLNKEEGTNPEELLGLSFSTCLNATIQSLLKARGKENTSRVEVHVDFMREPNGIGYFFNVEAVAKIDGLPFEESKKIIEEAENRCPVSKLLAGSKTVSVNAVEEF, from the coding sequence GTGAAGAATCAAAAATCTTTATTTCATGCTGAAATGGTCAATGAAACGGGTGTAAATGGTGAAGCGTTTGTGAAAAATGGCGGGTTGAATGTTAAACTTTCCAGCCCTTTAAATAAAGAAGAAGGAACAAATCCTGAAGAGTTACTTGGGTTGTCTTTTAGTACTTGTTTAAATGCTACTATTCAATCTTTGCTAAAAGCAAGAGGAAAAGAAAATACAAGTCGTGTAGAAGTTCATGTCGATTTTATGCGTGAACCAAACGGAATCGGCTACTTCTTTAATGTAGAGGCTGTTGCGAAAATCGATGGATTGCCTTTTGAAGAAAGTAAAAAAATTATAGAAGAAGCTGAAAATCGTTGCCCAGTATCTAAATTACTTGCAGGAAGTAAGACGGTATCTGTGAATGCAGTCGAAGAATTCTAA
- the trmD gene encoding tRNA (guanosine(37)-N1)-methyltransferase TrmD, whose translation MKIDVLTLFPRMFQGPLTESIIGKAIDRDLLKVDVVNFRDYTDNKHLNVDDYPYGGGAGMLLKAQPIFDAIDAINEKAPETKKRVILLDPAGIPFTQSVAEELAEEEHLVFICGHYEGYDERIRTLVTDEISLGDYVLTGGELGAMVMIDATVRLLPEVLGNDQSAKTDSHSTGLLEHPQYTRPAEYRGMKVPDVLISGNHKKIKEWQDKESIRRTFERRPDMLDNLALSNEQKKYLGEIEKEKESL comes from the coding sequence ATGAAAATAGATGTTTTAACCCTATTTCCGAGAATGTTCCAAGGCCCATTAACCGAATCCATTATTGGAAAAGCTATTGATAGAGATCTATTAAAAGTAGATGTGGTAAATTTTCGAGACTATACAGATAATAAACACCTGAATGTAGATGATTACCCCTATGGCGGCGGAGCGGGCATGCTGCTAAAAGCACAGCCAATTTTTGATGCCATAGATGCGATAAATGAGAAAGCCCCAGAAACTAAAAAAAGGGTCATTTTATTAGATCCTGCTGGCATACCTTTCACCCAATCTGTAGCAGAAGAGTTAGCAGAAGAAGAACATTTAGTCTTTATTTGCGGCCATTATGAAGGATACGATGAACGGATTCGTACATTGGTAACAGATGAAATTTCTTTGGGAGATTATGTGTTAACAGGTGGAGAACTTGGTGCGATGGTGATGATTGATGCTACTGTACGTCTGTTACCGGAAGTATTAGGAAATGATCAATCAGCTAAAACAGACTCTCATTCAACTGGATTATTAGAGCATCCACAGTACACAAGACCGGCTGAATATCGGGGAATGAAAGTTCCAGATGTATTGATAAGTGGAAATCACAAAAAAATTAAAGAGTGGCAAGATAAAGAGTCAATTAGACGGACATTTGAAAGACGTCCGGATATGCTTGATAACCTTGCTCTATCAAATGAACAGAAAAAATACTTAGGCGAGATCGAAAAAGAAAAAGAATCTTTGTAA
- the rplS gene encoding 50S ribosomal protein L19 — protein sequence MSKLIEAITNEQLREDIPAFRPGDTVRVHAKIVEGTRERIQLFEGVVIKRRGAGISETYTVRKISNGIGVERTFPMHSPRVAQIEVVRFGKVRRAKLYYLRDLHGKAARIKEIRR from the coding sequence ATGAGTAAATTAATTGAAGCAATTACTAACGAACAATTACGTGAAGACATCCCAGCTTTCCGTCCAGGAGATACTGTACGTGTTCATGCTAAGATCGTTGAGGGTACTAGAGAACGTATCCAATTATTTGAAGGTGTTGTAATCAAACGCCGTGGTGCTGGAATTAGCGAAACTTATACAGTTCGTAAAATTTCTAACGGAATTGGCGTTGAACGTACATTCCCAATGCATTCACCACGTGTTGCTCAAATTGAGGTTGTCCGCTTTGGTAAAGTACGTCGTGCTAAATTGTACTACTTACGTGACCTACACGGAAAAGCAGCTCGTATCAAAGAAATCCGTCGTTAA
- a CDS encoding YajQ family cyclic di-GMP-binding protein: MAKEASFDIVSEMNMEEIKNAVQLATKEIANRFDFKGSISEIKLEKEKLVIVSDDDFKLEQVKDVLTNKLVKRGVPTRNLHYSSTEKAFGGNVRQFADLISGIDKEHAKTITQLIKKSGIKVKTQIQDDQIRVIGKNRDDLQQVIALLRDANLPIDLQFTNYR; encoded by the coding sequence ATGGCAAAAGAAGCAAGTTTTGATATCGTTTCAGAAATGAATATGGAAGAAATAAAAAATGCCGTACAATTAGCAACAAAAGAAATTGCAAATCGTTTTGATTTCAAAGGTTCGATCAGTGAAATCAAATTAGAAAAAGAAAAATTAGTTATCGTCTCAGATGATGACTTTAAATTAGAACAAGTAAAAGATGTATTGACTAATAAATTAGTTAAAAGAGGCGTTCCAACTCGAAATCTTCATTATTCTTCAACTGAAAAAGCTTTTGGAGGGAATGTTCGTCAATTCGCTGATTTAATCAGTGGAATTGATAAAGAACATGCCAAAACAATTACTCAGTTAATTAAAAAATCTGGTATTAAAGTAAAAACCCAAATACAAGATGACCAAATAAGAGTAATTGGCAAAAATCGTGATGATCTGCAACAAGTTATCGCTTTACTAAGAGATGCTAACTTGCCTATCGATTTACAGTTTACAAATTACAGATAA